In Pseudomonas sp. ADAK18, a single window of DNA contains:
- a CDS encoding DSD1 family PLP-dependent enzyme, protein MRPGDRGSPYSDYFRALNQELKAHGPMRPVMLIDLDRLDHNIDVVMQSVQRGGKHLRLVEKSLPSPGLLTYIAKRAGTQRLMSFHQPFLNHDAEVFPDADILLGKPLPVRSAELFYQLHKGAFDPARQLQWLLDTPERLQQYLALAQGMGTKMRVNIELDVGLHRGGISDNAVLGQMLGMISAHPQHLEFSGFMGYDPFVGMGVPGILGSPQALFDKVMQQYNGYVDYTRQQFAPLWRDDLTLNTAGSPTYRIHEQERLSSEVSVGTAMLKPTHYDLPSLSEHVPAAFIATPVLKSTGAVNIPALDDKSRLFSWWDRNQRATFFIYGGNWLAQFESPEGLQSNELYGRSSNQEMVNGSPKVALNVEDQVFLRPTQSEFVLLQFGDLLAVRGGKIVERWPVYG, encoded by the coding sequence CTGCGCCCAGGTGATCGCGGCAGTCCCTACAGCGACTATTTCCGCGCATTGAACCAGGAGCTCAAGGCCCATGGGCCGATGCGCCCGGTGATGCTGATCGACCTGGACCGTCTGGATCACAATATCGATGTGGTGATGCAGTCGGTGCAGCGCGGGGGCAAGCACCTGCGCCTGGTGGAGAAATCCCTGCCGTCGCCAGGGTTGCTGACTTACATCGCCAAACGTGCCGGTACCCAGCGCTTGATGTCGTTTCATCAGCCGTTCCTCAACCACGACGCCGAGGTTTTTCCCGACGCCGATATCCTGCTGGGCAAGCCGTTGCCGGTACGTTCTGCCGAGCTGTTTTATCAACTGCACAAGGGTGCATTTGATCCAGCGCGGCAGTTGCAGTGGTTGCTGGACACCCCCGAACGTTTGCAGCAGTACCTGGCGCTGGCCCAGGGCATGGGGACGAAGATGCGGGTCAATATCGAGCTGGATGTGGGCCTGCACCGTGGCGGTATCAGCGACAACGCCGTGCTGGGGCAGATGCTCGGGATGATCAGTGCTCATCCGCAGCACTTGGAGTTTTCCGGGTTTATGGGCTACGACCCGTTTGTTGGTATGGGCGTGCCGGGGATTCTTGGCTCGCCCCAGGCACTGTTCGACAAGGTCATGCAGCAGTACAACGGCTACGTCGACTACACCCGCCAGCAGTTTGCGCCTTTGTGGCGTGATGATCTGACGCTGAACACCGCCGGCAGTCCGACCTATCGCATTCATGAGCAGGAGCGTCTGAGCAGTGAAGTGTCGGTGGGTACGGCGATGCTCAAGCCGACGCACTACGACTTACCGTCTTTGAGTGAGCATGTGCCGGCGGCCTTTATTGCCACGCCGGTACTGAAAAGCACGGGGGCGGTGAATATTCCGGCGTTGGATGACAAGTCCCGGTTGTTCTCGTGGTGGGACCGTAACCAGCGAGCCACGTTCTTTATCTATGGCGGTAATTGGCTGGCGCAGTTCGAGTCGCCCGAGGGGCTGCAAAGCAATGAATTGTATGGGCGTAGTTCTAATCAGGAGATGGTGAATGGGTCGCCCAAGGTGGCCTTGAACGTGGAGGACCAGGTGTTTTTGCGTCCAACTCAGAGTGAGTTCGTGCTGCTGCAGTTTGGGGATTTGTTGGCGGTGCGGGGTGGGAAGATTGTTGAGCGTTGGCCGGTTTATGGCTGA
- a CDS encoding Dyp-type peroxidase: MSHYQPGILAAPVPLQARHLFFALESVDAVPAAFDALVQLTDAQAVVGFGEPLVNALGARIDGLRAFPHVSGPGADNPSTQQALWVWLHGVDRGELLMRSRSFEKALAPAFRLVQMTEGFRYKTGFDLTDYEDGTENPHDDAAVDAAVATGGASFAAIQQWQHDLDGFAALPAQERDHIIGRRHGDNEELDEAPESAHVKRTAQESFTPEAFVVRRSMPWAENGQAGLMFLAFGHSFDAFEAQLRRMSGLDDGIVDGLYRISRPLTGGYYWCPPLKDGRLDLSIVATN; this comes from the coding sequence ATGAGTCACTACCAGCCGGGCATTCTTGCCGCACCGGTGCCGTTGCAGGCACGCCATTTGTTTTTTGCCCTGGAGTCGGTGGATGCCGTGCCAGCTGCTTTCGATGCGCTGGTGCAGTTAACGGATGCTCAGGCAGTAGTCGGTTTCGGTGAGCCGCTGGTCAACGCCCTCGGCGCCCGAATTGACGGGTTGCGGGCATTCCCCCACGTCAGCGGCCCGGGCGCCGATAACCCGTCCACCCAGCAAGCCCTGTGGGTCTGGTTGCACGGTGTGGACCGTGGCGAGTTGCTGATGCGTAGCCGCTCCTTTGAAAAAGCCCTGGCGCCGGCCTTTCGCCTGGTGCAGATGACCGAAGGTTTCCGCTACAAGACCGGTTTTGACCTGACCGACTATGAAGACGGCACCGAAAACCCCCATGACGACGCCGCAGTTGACGCTGCCGTGGCCACCGGCGGTGCCAGTTTCGCCGCGATCCAGCAATGGCAGCACGACCTGGATGGCTTTGCCGCATTGCCGGCGCAAGAGCGCGATCACATCATCGGTCGACGCCATGGCGACAACGAAGAACTGGACGAAGCGCCGGAGTCGGCCCACGTCAAACGTACCGCCCAGGAAAGCTTTACCCCGGAGGCCTTTGTGGTGCGCCGCTCCATGCCGTGGGCCGAAAATGGCCAGGCCGGGCTGATGTTCCTCGCCTTCGGTCATTCCTTTGATGCCTTTGAAGCCCAGTTACGCCGCATGAGCGGGTTGGACGATGGGATCGTTGATGGCTTGTACCGTATCAGCCGGCCGCTGACCGGTGGTTATTACTGGTGCCCGCCGCTCAAGGATGGGCGCCTGGATTTGAGCATTGTTGCAACGAACTAA
- a CDS encoding carbonic anhydrase: MCKVHKPTSAPVINERRRFLCLAATGAGALMLAGVLPNQVAYATGVAASLPKPQNAISPDDALTRLMDGNARYADGVTKRHDFMSERDALASGQNPFAAVLGCADSRIAPEYAFDTSRGDLFAVRVAGNFVTTDGLASLEYAVAVLGTPLIVVLGHDSCGAVSAGVKALKDDARFPGHIQSLADAIKPSVAKVLTQPGELLDNAIVQNVKDTVARLQRESSLLSSAMAKGTLNIVGGVYKLHTGKVERVV; encoded by the coding sequence ATGTGCAAGGTCCACAAACCAACGTCAGCCCCTGTAATCAACGAACGCCGCCGCTTCCTGTGTCTTGCCGCCACAGGCGCGGGCGCCTTGATGCTGGCCGGAGTGCTACCGAATCAGGTGGCCTACGCCACCGGCGTCGCGGCGTCGCTTCCCAAGCCTCAGAACGCCATATCCCCCGACGATGCCCTGACGCGCTTGATGGACGGCAATGCCCGATATGCCGATGGCGTAACCAAACGTCATGACTTCATGAGCGAGCGCGACGCGCTGGCGAGTGGGCAAAATCCTTTTGCCGCTGTGCTGGGTTGCGCTGACTCGAGGATCGCGCCCGAGTACGCCTTCGATACCAGCCGAGGCGATCTGTTCGCGGTACGGGTGGCAGGTAACTTTGTCACCACAGACGGCCTCGCCAGTCTGGAGTACGCCGTCGCGGTACTCGGCACTCCGCTGATTGTGGTATTGGGTCATGACAGCTGCGGTGCGGTATCAGCCGGGGTCAAGGCCTTGAAAGACGATGCCCGGTTTCCCGGGCACATTCAGAGCCTGGCCGATGCGATCAAACCATCGGTCGCCAAAGTGCTGACGCAACCGGGCGAACTGCTGGATAACGCTATTGTGCAGAACGTCAAGGACACCGTCGCACGCCTGCAGCGTGAGTCCAGCCTGTTATCCAGTGCCATGGCCAAAGGCACACTGAATATCGTGGGTGGTGTTTACAAACTGCACACAGGTAAGGTCGAGCGGGTGGTGTAA
- a CDS encoding D-arabinono-1,4-lactone oxidase yields the protein MNSNPVLAQLARAPRLIPWRNWSGAQNCLPLARLAPKNLDELVQVIGQAPGKIRPVGAGHSFSALVPTDGTLLSLSFFNGLLDHDPKTLQATFAAGTPMSRMGPALKAVGQALPNMADIDYQTLAGAISTSTHGTGVGFTSYSGCVTGLQLVTAQGEVLDCDAQRHPEVFNAARVSLGALGVATQVRSQNRAPYRLRERQWIAKTEELLEDVEKNTRENQHWEMLVVTHSDYALSIALNETTDAETPPIDPAEAGGNEFVSIIEKLDKYGSDFPEARRTLLNSLRYFASFEDRVAESFQVYANVRNVRFNEMEYSVPAEHGPACLREILKLISDKDLRTWFPIEYRYVKADDIPLSMFEGRDSCSISVHQHYTMDHHNFFAAVEPIFWKYAGRPHWGKLHTLNARNLQPLYPRWEEFTRVRQALDPSGKFLNAHLSSILGVA from the coding sequence TTGAACAGCAACCCGGTGCTGGCGCAACTGGCCCGCGCGCCACGGCTGATTCCCTGGCGCAACTGGTCGGGGGCGCAAAACTGCCTGCCCCTGGCGCGCCTGGCGCCGAAAAACCTGGATGAACTGGTGCAGGTGATTGGTCAGGCCCCGGGCAAGATACGGCCGGTGGGTGCGGGCCACTCGTTCAGTGCCTTGGTGCCCACGGACGGGACATTGCTGTCCCTGAGCTTTTTCAACGGGCTGCTGGATCACGACCCCAAGACTTTGCAAGCGACCTTTGCCGCCGGTACGCCGATGTCGCGCATGGGCCCGGCCCTGAAGGCCGTCGGCCAGGCCTTGCCCAATATGGCGGATATTGATTACCAGACCCTGGCCGGCGCTATCTCCACCTCGACCCACGGCACCGGCGTGGGCTTCACCTCGTATTCCGGCTGCGTCACCGGCCTGCAACTGGTCACTGCCCAGGGCGAGGTTCTGGATTGCGATGCCCAGCGTCATCCCGAGGTGTTCAACGCCGCGCGGGTGTCCCTCGGTGCTCTCGGCGTGGCGACTCAAGTCCGTTCGCAGAACCGTGCGCCGTATCGCCTGCGGGAACGGCAATGGATCGCCAAGACCGAAGAGTTGCTGGAAGACGTAGAAAAGAACACCCGGGAAAACCAGCACTGGGAAATGCTCGTGGTCACTCATTCCGATTACGCCCTGTCCATCGCCCTGAATGAAACCACCGACGCCGAGACGCCGCCCATCGACCCGGCCGAGGCGGGCGGCAATGAGTTCGTCTCGATCATCGAGAAGCTCGACAAATACGGCAGCGACTTCCCCGAGGCCCGACGCACCTTGCTTAACAGCCTGCGCTATTTCGCCAGCTTCGAGGACCGGGTCGCCGAGTCGTTCCAGGTCTATGCCAACGTGCGCAACGTGCGCTTCAACGAAATGGAGTACTCGGTACCCGCCGAGCACGGCCCGGCCTGCCTGCGGGAAATCCTCAAGCTGATCAGCGACAAGGACCTGCGCACCTGGTTTCCCATCGAGTACCGCTACGTTAAGGCTGACGACATTCCCTTGAGCATGTTCGAAGGGCGTGACAGCTGTTCGATCTCCGTGCATCAGCACTACACCATGGACCATCACAACTTTTTCGCGGCTGTGGAACCGATCTTCTGGAAGTACGCCGGCAGGCCTCACTGGGGCAAATTGCACACCCTCAATGCGCGCAACTTGCAGCCGCTTTACCCGCGTTGGGAGGAGTTCACGCGGGTGCGTCAGGCGCTGGACCCCAGCGGTAAGTTCCTCAATGCGCACCTGTCATCGATCCTGGGAGTGGCCTGA
- a CDS encoding DUF6555 family protein: MSTATIYTIHYLLHGEPKTFVVRADLMNNAEAWHWAACDAGVAHIARVGRPGHERVKKTSRPWAEKYGITDVSWAPPKRFGE; the protein is encoded by the coding sequence ATGAGTACCGCAACGATCTACACCATCCACTATTTGCTGCACGGTGAGCCCAAAACTTTTGTCGTACGTGCCGACTTGATGAATAACGCCGAGGCCTGGCATTGGGCAGCCTGCGATGCAGGGGTCGCTCACATTGCCCGCGTCGGTCGACCGGGGCATGAACGGGTCAAAAAGACCAGCCGGCCATGGGCGGAAAAATACGGCATCACCGACGTCAGTTGGGCGCCACCGAAGAGGTTTGGCGAATGA
- a CDS encoding arylamine N-acetyltransferase: MFEESPRLTHSRLYLQRLGYDTPPAPTLQTLKDLQLRHVSTFAFESLSTLLRAPVPIDLPSVEQKVLFDGRGGYCYELNQMFLALLQELGFEARGITGRVVMGGPPDAHTGRTHRLSLVTIDGVRYVSDVGFGGMVPSSPLQLDTEAPQATAHEPFRLSLHEGSYTLWAQVAGEWRGLYVFDLQPQSHFDYEIGNWYVSTHPQSPFFGTLKVALLASGLRRTLNNGHYAVHYLDRDSEKRAIQDVDELMALLQDSFGIRLPEHPQLRERLGSLLTAP; the protein is encoded by the coding sequence ATGTTTGAGGAATCCCCCCGTCTGACCCACAGCCGCTTGTACCTGCAGCGCCTGGGGTATGACACGCCGCCCGCGCCGACCCTGCAAACCCTCAAAGACTTGCAACTGCGCCATGTCAGCACCTTTGCCTTTGAAAGCCTGTCGACGCTGTTGCGGGCGCCTGTGCCGATCGACTTGCCCAGCGTCGAGCAAAAAGTCCTGTTTGATGGGCGGGGCGGTTATTGCTACGAACTGAACCAGATGTTCCTGGCCTTGCTGCAAGAGCTGGGCTTTGAGGCACGGGGCATTACCGGCCGGGTGGTGATGGGCGGGCCGCCCGATGCACACACGGGGCGTACGCATCGCTTGAGCCTGGTGACCATCGACGGAGTGCGTTATGTCAGCGACGTCGGCTTTGGTGGCATGGTGCCGAGCAGCCCGCTGCAACTGGACACCGAAGCGCCCCAGGCCACCGCCCACGAACCCTTTCGCCTGAGCTTGCATGAAGGCAGCTATACCCTGTGGGCCCAGGTCGCCGGGGAGTGGCGCGGGCTGTATGTGTTCGATTTGCAGCCGCAGTCGCACTTCGACTATGAAATCGGCAACTGGTACGTCTCGACCCACCCACAATCGCCGTTTTTTGGCACGTTGAAGGTGGCACTGCTCGCTTCGGGCCTGCGCCGTACCTTGAATAACGGCCACTACGCTGTTCACTACCTGGACCGCGACAGCGAAAAACGCGCGATCCAGGATGTGGATGAGTTGATGGCGCTGCTGCAAGACAGCTTCGGTATTCGCCTGCCCGAACATCCGCAACTGCGTGAGCGTCTTGGAAGTTTGCTGACTGCGCCCTGA
- a CDS encoding MFS transporter: protein MPSLVQRTADSTSRRAALTLGLCLPSDVLLYLLLPMESQAFGITLAQAGVLLAANRLVRIFGYRHVLNFYARRGDRLTCMLAAGAATVCALGNSFLSGFAALLVLRLIWGLCFAALNLSTQVLATSEPLGAARRAGRSRALIALGPMLALPLGGLLTLWAGPRPIFLILAVCCLLGLWMARGLPTAGHDLHGTPGRRFRLPDTVAVWSFIEGVALDGLFIFGLSIQAQKILGGDAVLIAGGLMALRYVSELLLSPLGGRAAQRFGATSMLLLFSFLSALALTAFGSYWVIVGAAAVLVLRALQLPLVTTLVAERNPGSMRVSALASNAVWRDIGAGLGPLLAGLLLPVASAPWVFGVAGAAIAVSAVFCWRAKA from the coding sequence ATGCCCAGCTTGGTCCAACGCACTGCTGATTCCACCTCGCGCCGCGCCGCCCTGACCCTGGGTTTGTGCCTGCCCAGTGACGTGTTGCTCTACCTGCTGCTGCCCATGGAGTCCCAGGCCTTTGGCATTACCCTGGCCCAGGCCGGGGTGTTGCTGGCGGCCAACCGGCTGGTGCGAATTTTCGGTTATCGGCATGTGCTGAACTTCTACGCCCGCCGGGGTGACCGGCTGACCTGCATGCTGGCGGCGGGTGCGGCAACGGTGTGTGCCCTGGGCAATTCATTCCTTTCCGGCTTTGCCGCGCTACTGGTGCTGAGGTTGATCTGGGGCTTGTGTTTTGCCGCGTTGAACCTCTCGACCCAAGTGTTGGCCACTTCCGAACCCTTGGGCGCGGCGCGTAGGGCCGGGCGCTCCCGGGCGTTGATCGCCCTCGGTCCGATGCTGGCTTTGCCCCTGGGCGGTTTGCTGACGTTATGGGCCGGGCCACGGCCGATCTTTTTGATTCTGGCGGTGTGCTGTCTGCTGGGCCTGTGGATGGCGCGCGGACTGCCCACGGCAGGCCATGATTTGCACGGCACCCCCGGCCGGCGTTTTCGCTTGCCGGACACTGTAGCGGTATGGTCGTTTATCGAAGGCGTGGCCCTGGACGGCCTGTTTATTTTCGGCTTGTCGATCCAGGCGCAAAAAATCCTCGGCGGCGATGCGGTGCTGATCGCCGGTGGCTTGATGGCCTTGCGTTATGTCTCGGAATTGCTCCTGAGCCCCTTGGGCGGGCGCGCGGCGCAGCGGTTCGGCGCGACGTCCATGTTACTGCTGTTTTCCTTCTTGAGTGCCCTGGCCCTGACGGCGTTCGGCAGTTATTGGGTCATTGTCGGCGCCGCTGCGGTGCTGGTACTGCGGGCGTTGCAGTTGCCGTTGGTGACCACGCTGGTGGCCGAGCGCAACCCAGGGTCCATGCGCGTTTCAGCCTTGGCGTCCAATGCCGTCTGGCGCGATATCGGCGCCGGGCTCGGGCCGTTATTGGCGGGTTTGCTGCTGCCGGTAGCGTCGGCGCCCTGGGTGTTTGGCGTGGCCGGTGCGGCAATTGCGGTCAGTGCGGTGTTTTGCTGGCGGGCAAAGGCCTGA
- a CDS encoding NADP-dependent glyceraldehyde-3-phosphate dehydrogenase: MTTDNLLAHLFPTAADIPEQYRLAAPIEQRDYLVDGQLQVWAGPLAQVRSPVQLHGPDGDTPVIIGSTPLLDAETALTALDAAVRAYDRGQGTWPTMRVVERIQHVEAFLRRMREQRDAVVKLLMWEIGKNLKDSQKEFDRTCDYITDTINALKELDRRSSRFELEQDTLGQIRRVPMGVALCMGPYNYPLNETFTTLIPALIMGNTVVFKPAKLGVLLIRPLLEAFRDSFPAGVINVIYGSGRETVSALMASGKIDIFAFIGTNKAASDLKKLHPRPHRLRAALGLDAKNPGIVLPQVDLDNAVNEAVTGSLSFNGQRCTALKILFVHEDVVDSFIEKFNQKLLTLKPGMPWEDGVSLTPLPEPGKVDYLHALVADAEEKGAKVVNVHGGASRGSFFYPAVLYPVNTAMRVYHEEQFGPVVPIVPYRDLDTVIDYVLESDFGQQLSIFGTDPLEVGRLVDTFANQVGRININAQCQRGPDTFPFNGRKNSAEGTLSVHDALRVFSIRTLVATKFQDSNKALISDIIHDRASSFLTTDYIF; this comes from the coding sequence ATGACCACCGACAACCTGCTCGCCCATCTGTTTCCTACTGCCGCCGACATTCCCGAGCAATACCGGCTGGCGGCGCCCATTGAACAGCGCGACTACCTGGTGGACGGCCAGTTGCAGGTCTGGGCCGGTCCCTTGGCCCAAGTACGCAGCCCGGTTCAACTGCACGGCCCCGATGGCGACACCCCGGTGATCATCGGCAGTACGCCACTGCTGGATGCCGAGACCGCCTTGACTGCACTGGATGCCGCCGTGCGTGCTTATGACCGTGGCCAAGGCACTTGGCCGACGATGCGGGTGGTCGAGCGCATCCAGCACGTCGAAGCTTTTCTGCGGCGCATGCGTGAACAGCGGGACGCGGTGGTCAAGCTGCTGATGTGGGAAATCGGCAAGAACCTCAAGGACTCGCAGAAAGAGTTCGACCGCACCTGCGACTACATCACCGACACCATCAACGCTCTCAAGGAACTCGACCGCCGCTCCAGCCGTTTCGAGCTGGAACAGGACACCCTTGGGCAAATCCGCCGCGTCCCCATGGGTGTGGCGCTGTGCATGGGCCCTTACAACTACCCGCTGAACGAGACCTTCACCACCCTGATCCCGGCGCTGATCATGGGCAATACGGTGGTGTTCAAGCCGGCCAAGCTCGGGGTGCTGCTGATCCGTCCATTGCTGGAAGCGTTCCGCGACAGCTTCCCGGCCGGGGTGATCAACGTGATCTACGGCAGCGGCCGGGAAACCGTCAGCGCGCTGATGGCCAGCGGCAAGATCGATATCTTTGCCTTTATCGGCACCAACAAGGCCGCCAGCGATTTGAAGAAACTGCACCCGCGCCCTCACCGCCTGCGCGCGGCCCTGGGCCTGGATGCGAAAAACCCGGGCATCGTGTTGCCTCAGGTGGATCTGGACAATGCGGTCAACGAAGCGGTCACCGGCTCGCTGTCGTTCAACGGGCAACGCTGCACCGCATTGAAAATCCTGTTTGTGCATGAAGACGTGGTCGACAGTTTCATCGAGAAATTCAACCAGAAGCTGCTAACCCTCAAACCCGGCATGCCCTGGGAAGACGGCGTGTCCCTGACACCGTTGCCGGAACCGGGCAAAGTCGATTACCTGCATGCGCTGGTGGCCGACGCCGAAGAGAAAGGCGCCAAGGTGGTCAATGTCCATGGCGGTGCCAGCCGTGGTTCGTTTTTCTACCCGGCAGTGCTGTACCCGGTGAACACCGCGATGCGGGTCTACCACGAAGAACAGTTCGGCCCGGTCGTGCCAATCGTGCCGTACCGCGACCTGGATACGGTGATCGACTACGTGCTGGAATCGGACTTCGGCCAGCAGTTGAGTATCTTCGGCACCGACCCGCTTGAAGTGGGACGCCTGGTGGACACCTTCGCCAATCAGGTCGGCCGCATCAATATCAATGCCCAGTGCCAACGCGGGCCGGACACCTTCCCGTTCAACGGCCGCAAGAATTCGGCCGAGGGCACGCTATCGGTACACGATGCGCTGCGGGTGTTTTCGATCCGCACGTT
- a CDS encoding cytochrome c5 family protein — protein MSATTPCRLGLLLALIGLLAACGDGSKPSPQRATSATAMPTDPALAQVYDTSCKLCHGNPASGAPLTGDGQAWSPRIAQGADTLLDHSINGYNGMPPMGLCMQCSEEQFLGLISFMSGQHIQ, from the coding sequence ATGTCGGCAACAACCCCTTGTCGCCTCGGTCTGCTGCTGGCCTTGATTGGCCTGCTGGCGGCCTGTGGCGATGGATCGAAACCTTCCCCGCAACGCGCTACATCGGCCACCGCCATGCCCACCGACCCGGCGTTGGCCCAGGTGTACGACACCAGTTGCAAGCTGTGCCACGGCAACCCGGCCTCCGGCGCGCCGTTGACGGGTGACGGCCAGGCCTGGAGCCCGCGCATTGCCCAGGGCGCGGACACCCTGCTGGACCATTCGATCAATGGCTACAACGGCATGCCACCCATGGGCCTGTGCATGCAGTGCTCCGAGGAGCAATTCCTGGGGCTGATCAGCTTTATGTCCGGTCAACACATCCAATAA
- a CDS encoding DUF6021 family protein, with protein sequence MSNRSTGPHSSEHSSGKDELGFDPDSPDLADPQVDPTGPAIAPLDKKDKPGNKPPYDPLADLKP encoded by the coding sequence ATGAGCAATCGTTCAACTGGACCGCATTCATCGGAACATTCCAGCGGCAAGGATGAATTGGGTTTTGACCCTGATTCGCCGGACTTGGCCGACCCCCAGGTCGACCCGACAGGTCCTGCGATTGCACCGCTGGACAAGAAAGATAAGCCAGGCAACAAACCGCCTTACGATCCCTTGGCGGACCTCAAGCCCTGA
- a CDS encoding DUF3087 family protein, with protein sequence MFEIKPCDPQTYRQQTRRSTLIVAVMFVALAMLLSSLAVMAFGEPGGDNFRFNVGGVMAGVLLTVALVRGPFWSQAWLAPAIYGWRLKRSLMSVTNVMHTVTEQVQAKNPAALKLLRFYHLGLTQMHELDANSSAQAQLVQEIEAHKAKMETLGIETEQKRLDPAWLAAMKTPQQPR encoded by the coding sequence ATGTTCGAGATCAAACCCTGCGACCCGCAAACCTATCGTCAGCAGACCCGTCGCAGCACGTTGATCGTTGCTGTGATGTTTGTGGCCCTGGCGATGCTGCTGTCCAGCCTGGCCGTGATGGCGTTTGGCGAACCTGGCGGGGACAATTTTCGCTTCAACGTGGGGGGCGTCATGGCTGGGGTGTTGCTGACCGTGGCCCTGGTGCGCGGCCCCTTCTGGTCGCAAGCCTGGCTCGCACCGGCGATCTACGGCTGGCGGCTCAAGCGCAGCCTGATGAGCGTGACCAACGTGATGCACACCGTCACCGAACAGGTGCAGGCCAAGAACCCGGCGGCGCTCAAGTTGCTGCGCTTCTACCACTTGGGACTGACGCAGATGCATGAGTTGGATGCCAACTCCAGCGCCCAGGCGCAACTGGTCCAGGAGATCGAAGCGCACAAGGCGAAGATGGAAACGCTGGGGATCGAGACCGAACAGAAGCGTCTCGACCCGGCCTGGTTGGCGGCGATGAAAACCCCGCAGCAGCCCCGATAA
- a CDS encoding MFS transporter, translating to MSSVVDGLPSHKRLPAVIAISLGIGMATLDTAIVNTALPTLAAGIGTDSASVIWVVNAYQLAIIATVLPFASLSDVLGHRRVYLGGLLLFIVSSLFCGLADSLVTLTAARVAQGLGAAAIMSVNTALLRYIYPSKMLGRGLGYNSLVVGLAFTLGPTVASGILSVATWHWLYLINVPLGLLALALGLRSLPAIPMTGHAFDRFAALLCTGLFALLVLGLGTAVHGAQGALTLGLIAVALVCGALLIRRQAGHPAPMLALDLFKRPVFALSSLTAICAFSAQGLAFVSLPFLLQAVLGHSQVATGFLMTPWPAVVAVMALVAGRLADRVSLGLLCGIGLLMLSAGMAALATLGNDATAFEIGWRMALCGAGFGFFQSPNLKALMTSAPLARSGGASGIVAISRLLGQTLGASLVALCFHLSLSSGPQYALWLGCGFALVGSVASGLRLLQFAPKD from the coding sequence ATGTCTTCAGTTGTCGATGGGTTACCCAGTCACAAACGTCTACCGGCGGTGATCGCTATTTCCCTGGGGATCGGCATGGCGACCCTGGACACCGCCATCGTCAACACCGCGCTGCCGACCCTGGCCGCAGGCATTGGCACCGACTCTGCGTCGGTGATCTGGGTGGTCAATGCCTACCAGCTGGCGATCATCGCCACGGTGCTGCCATTCGCTTCCTTGAGTGATGTGCTGGGGCACCGCCGGGTGTACCTGGGCGGTTTGCTGCTGTTTATCGTGTCGTCTCTGTTTTGCGGGCTGGCCGACTCGCTGGTGACCCTGACCGCCGCGCGCGTGGCCCAGGGCCTGGGCGCGGCGGCGATCATGAGCGTCAATACCGCGTTGTTGCGGTACATCTACCCCTCAAAAATGCTCGGCCGAGGGCTGGGCTACAACTCGCTGGTGGTGGGCCTGGCCTTTACCCTCGGGCCTACCGTGGCCTCGGGGATTCTGTCGGTGGCCACCTGGCACTGGCTCTACTTGATCAATGTGCCGCTGGGGCTGTTGGCCTTGGCGTTGGGCCTGCGTTCGTTGCCGGCGATTCCCATGACCGGGCACGCCTTTGATCGTTTCGCGGCGTTGTTGTGCACGGGGCTGTTTGCCTTATTGGTGTTGGGCCTGGGCACAGCGGTGCATGGTGCCCAAGGCGCGCTGACCTTGGGGCTGATCGCGGTGGCGCTGGTGTGCGGCGCCTTGCTGATTCGTCGTCAGGCCGGCCATCCAGCGCCGATGCTGGCCCTGGACTTGTTCAAGCGGCCGGTGTTTGCCCTGTCTTCATTGACTGCAATTTGTGCGTTCAGCGCCCAGGGATTGGCGTTTGTGTCCTTGCCGTTCCTGTTGCAGGCGGTGCTCGGTCACAGCCAGGTGGCGACTGGTTTTCTGATGACGCCCTGGCCAGCTGTGGTGGCGGTAATGGCGCTGGTGGCGGGGCGCCTGGCCGATCGGGTGTCGTTGGGGTTGCTGTGCGGGATCGGCCTGCTGATGCTGAGCGCGGGCATGGCGGCTCTGGCGACTCTGGGCAATGACGCCACGGCCTTCGAGATTGGCTGGCGCATGGCGTTGTGCGGCGCCGGTTTCGGCTTCTTCCAGTCGCCCAACCTCAAGGCCTTGATGACCAGTGCGCCCTTGGCCCGCAGTGGCGGGGCCAGTGGCATCGTCGCGATCTCCCGGTTGCTGGGGCAGACACTCGGTGCGTCGTTGGTGGCCCTGTGTTTCCACCTGTCATTGAGCAGCGGTCCGCAGTACGCGCTGTGGCTGGGGTGTGGGTTCGCCTTGGTGGGTAGCGTTGCCAGTGGCTTGCGCTTGTTGCAGTTTGCCCCCAAGGACTGA